tgaatcagtccacatatcaactgtcgcagcacgtTTTATTGATCATCtcgctgtaatactattttttttattactgccggtatccctgaaggagcttaTCATCTACATCAATATCATTAcatatggagcacaagctcagactgtttcatggatggggaaggaaatcgaccatgccctttcacaggaaccttcCTGGCatctgcctggagggatttaggaaaatcatggaaaagaggtaaggttgtggctccatcaacaaaatcaGACATTATACAGtggtggtatcaacaaactggtttctttttgggagaaatgtgttcattgccaggatcactatgttgagaaatagataAGCAGGTATGAAGAATACAcataaaatgttaataaatttgttttatttaaaaagctttaacaatttacacataaaaaattcagaggcattaattttcaacACACCCCATACATCCACATAATTAAGCTACTGCCAGCataattacaaaacacaaatacaaacCTTTAAGCCAATGCGTAATATGATTTTGTAAGTTATTATTCTCAATCTTGTCTAAGTTTTTGTCATCGGCTGTCAAGATGAGTCTTTAAGAATATATTCTTTTTACTGCTATTGGAAAAAAAAGGTGTGGCAAGTGTGTCACTTCTGTCTTGTCTTCATAAAATTCCATCATATAATTGATAACTTCAACTACACGTGAATTCCAGAGTTTAAATGGACACAAAAAACATACTTCAGAAAATGGCACATTTAGTTTGGAACATCTGAAAAACAAATCAGTCTTCAGTCTTACAATTAGATGAAGTATTATATACAATCTCTGACAAGCGCAGCATACAACTACAACTTGTCTTACATTGTTTCCAATATAGAAACTGTCGACTGGTGAGAAAATTTACTGAAACCAGGCCACACACAGCTTAGTGCACTGCTTTAACAGAAAGCCAACTGTTTCACACTGCTGATGAAAATAAAGCAACATGGATCATGTAGCCAGTCTACCATTTACTGCTGGTCTTTTTATATATTTGCTTTACAGGTACTGTACAAAAAGATGCTAGTGGTACCTTGCTGATACAGCTTCTAAAAGAATTTACTATTTATCAGTGTCAGAATCTCAATATGAGATTACTGAACAGCTTCTGATATgtcataaatgtaaatgtcattgaAAATACACTACACACTTCAAACACACAATTCATTTAATGGTCAATACCAACAGGATACACTATATCAAATTAACAAAAACTAAATTGACTGCTTGAGTATCAATgaagttcttgacaacaataaaaccaACTATACAATATTTTTACCACCTGcaggtccccaaaggaaaatcaGAATAACGTCTGAAGTATACACCTCAGAAATAAAAGGAAACAATTAAATTCAGGTTACAGCAAAGGATCCAGCTTGTTGTTTAAAAACATAATTTCATAACttcaaaataaatgtattaaatactCTGTGCTTGATGCTCAAAGAAATAATCAACTGTTAATAGTTTAAGGGATGAATTGTTAATAGTGAAGCAAAGCAAACAGTTAATGAAAACTTATATGCCATAATCCACGCACTTTAGGCAGTACATAAGAACTCATTCAGTCTAAGAACACTGTAATTAAGAAAATACTACTCTTGAGGAGACGATTTTGtatacaattctctctctctctctctctctctctctctctgacaattCTGAACCTAAAATACTGCTTCCTTGCAACTAAGAAATTTGCTTATCACACGTCACAGGCAGCAAAGTTTTAATCATTGTGGTGCTGAAATTAACAGTCTTTATAAGTCAGTACAATGATTGCAAGGTTTAATTTATGAAAATCACCCAGACATCAATACTAAATGTATACTTGTTACCGAAATTAAATATGCTAAAGTTGAAACATAAACTGAAATACAAAATCAATGGCAAGGTGCCAAAAAGTCATACAAAGAACACCCTGTACTTTGTACTTAGTGTCAAAATAATGTGCAATATatgaagaaatgaataaaaaattacaaatgtagATGGAAAAAACCCATAATAATATGACCatctattacagtgaacagagagttCTACAGTGTGACAGGTACCACTGGGACTTCAGTAGAGCGTTGAGACTTCTTGTGGCGCCGACCATCACGGCGCCTGCTCCTCGATCATACGTATCCACTAGTTGGTCTCCAGTCTGGTGCAGACGGTGGGTAGCTAGGTGCAGCAGCTGAGTTAGTTGAATGATAAACGTTTGAAGAAGACAATGGTTGCCCACTGTTGCTTGCATTGGtataggcagcagcagcagcagatggtgGTGCTGGAGTAGTGTAAGTAGGTGGGAAGGCAGCTGCAGCAGGTGGAGCAATTGTAGTCGCAGTGTACTGAGGTGGCAGCACTGCAGTTGCAGGTGGCGGATACTGTGGGTATGACTGAACAGATGACTCGTCTGGTTGCAATGGCCCTCCAAGGCCTGGGATAATGGTCTCGTTATTGCCATTAGGAGTTACCCTtgtctctggaatgctgttcaggactTTTGGTGGAATACCTGAAAAATAATTAGGAAAGTTTCTCATTATTGTAGTGGTTATATGCTTCAAATATACTGAAATTACAAATGCTGTTTCATAAAGGATGTGACAGTTAGCCTGAAGATGAATTTAATTCAAATTTGGTTACTGACATACCcgagtcctcagtcttctgactggtttgctgcagcctgCCATGAacctctctcctgtgccaacatttcatctcagagtaggcaacctgcatcctcaattatttgctggatgttttcctctacagttgttaccctctacaCATCCCTctggtagcatggaagttattcatgatgtcttaacagatgtgctatcatcctgtcccttcctcttgtcagtattttgaatatattcctttccttaccAATTCTGCAgttaacttcctcattccttaccttattggtccacataattttcaacattcttctgtagcaccatatctcaaatactttgattctcttctgttcaggttttcccacaataCATGTTTCAGCTACCATGCAAcactgctccaaaagtacattcttcgaaatttcttcctcaaagttagacctatgtttcatactagtagtcttctcttggccagaagagccctttctgccagtgctagtctgctatttTGTcccccttgctccatccgtcatgggttatactgctgcctatgtagcagaattacttaactgagTCTATTTTGTGATAACCaaatctgatgttaaatttctcactgttctcatttccacttctTCTCATACTTTTGCCTTTCAATTCATATGTTGTACTCAGACTGttcagatcctataattctttttCATGTGATCAGAAGGTCTTATCATTGCTatactttcacactgaattttaaccccattcttgaacctttcttttatttccatcattgcttcttcaatgtacagattgaacagtagggcaagAGACTACCTCCCTGTCTTACCTCTAATCCAAGCAATTCATTCTTggccttccagtcttattgttccctcttgattcttgtacttattgtatatgttgattctgatgagaacaatcctatcgctGAACTGTAAACAGTAattcactctttgccctaccttcctactcataacaatCCTTCTCCCATtaaatcattttctgctgctgttgatattaccctatacttgtctgaccagaaagctttgtcttctttcaatttcactttaCTGACACCCACTATGTCTAAATTGAGCCTTAGCGTTTTCCTTTTCAGATTGTTTAACTTCCCAactatgttcaaacttctgacattcttcACTCCAAATCTTAGAATCttaccctttcattggttattcaatctttttctcatggtcatctccctgtTGGCAGTCGccttctggagatccgaatggacgACTAATCTAGAATCTTTTGCCAGttgagagatcatcaagacactttttcaattacaggctattTCCTGTGGATgtgcattgtgtgtctttaatgcagtggtctccattgccttcggcatcctcgtgccattgatcattgctgattgccCCACTCGaagtacaagagagtgccctgaacctctccattcctccccccccccccccccccccctctatgacAAGGGCACTTGCAGAttcagggtgacttcttatgctagaagtcttcggccaccatttctgatgatttttattcaatatttaagCAGGGCCCAGCaacttttgattactaatcaaagactttACCCCTACACCACAGGTGCGAAACATGACTTTCTCCTTAGGAAACACACTTCCTGGCACTAGTGTACACACAATGGTACtgatccagccaagaaacagcaTTCAGTTAAAAGTAGCCTGTGGAACTACAATTTAAAAGGATTTTGGAATATCAATCCTAAAGTTTTTAATCTTCTTGTGCAGAACTGATTTTAAATGTAGTAAATGTTTCTAGAAACACTAAAGATAAAAACATTTCCTCATCAGAATTTGTTACAGTATTGGATTACGCCTGAAAATGGACAGCTCAATTCTTTCGAGACGAAAAGATCTTCACTGTAGGTGCCTTGATGTATCATATAACAGTAGTGAACCCACAAACAGGCGTAGCCTGCTTGAGACACTGAGATGCAGAGCCTCAGTCCCAGCACAGTAAATTCCAGTGGGCTAACAGGAGTTCTCTTGCTGAGCTACACATTCACACACAGGCCATTATCCACAGCAGGAAGCTCTTTAATGCTAAGGCTGGGGACTGAACAAAGTCATGAAGGGAAGATGCAATTATATGGACTGCATGTTTATATAGAATACTTCCCATACACAAAATATATTAGTTCTTTTTAAGTTTCAATATATTCATAATAAACAACTTTCAAAGCATTATGTAAAGACAGTCCCACTTCAGAAAGATATGCCATACAATGATACCATTACAGAATAATTATTCATATTCACAACCTCAAGTAGGTATAATATGTAATAGGCAAGAATGCACATTACTAACCCTACATTACATGTATGTATATGACTATTTTATACACAATACTAACTATTTTTGCTGTCCTAATAGGAAACATTGAGCATTTGTTGATTCCTACACTAATATCTAAGTGAGATAATACAGAACTGGAATCTGCAACAAACCATAAACAAAAATTGCTGTTGGGGTATCAGTTATTCAAGGTTCCAATGAAATGACTAAAAAAGGAAGGtcaattaagcagattcagaaagcacTAGTGGCAAACCAGAGCACTGTAACAAGTGGTTACATTGCGTTGACGAGAGTATAAGATGCTGAAAAGCATTGCTCCAGTTTTAACTTTTTCATACATGCAGGAAAGACTATCAAAAATATATGTAGTATTCGTTTTTATGTGACATACAGTTACAGTAAATGTTGGAAGACTCAAGGGTTTGAAAGGGTACTTGTTTTTGGGGACTGACAATGATAAATTCCTCCTCATCCCCCATTAAGGTTCCACTATATTGAGATACTGTGTGGTCAATTTTAACACAGTATACATAACAACTTCACTGATGTTTTACCCGTAAGGAACAAATCAAATATCACAACtaagcttaaaatttacaaaatgataTCTTCTGATACATGCCAGTAAACAATCAGTGATTGAAGCACAAAATATTCAGCATTTAGAGACAGAAACAAATCCAGAAAATAAAAGTCATTAAGGAAATAATGTATTCTGAACCAAGAAAAGTCGACTAAGCAGAAAGAACACCATTTTTTGTTTCAACATTCACTTTTGCGATCAAAAAGTCATTTTTGTATCCTCGATACAGAGTTCTCCTGTCAACTGAAGCAGCTGATGAGCTGTTAGGGAGATATGGGAGCCCTCAAGTAGAACAGAGTACCGAACTCTCTAGGTGAGCCGAATACAGCATTGTGTTGGCCAGTACTGAGCACTTTACCTCATCATCATTTGATTGCCTCAGTGTGTAGGTGTACCCTGCTGTTACTGTTAGGGTCGTTTCTACCATCTGAGTAATTATCTGCAACAGttcattccatcattgcttccaaaTGTGGCCATTGGACACAACTTCCAGTAGCAGACTGGTCACACTGACCAAACAgtaattcagtaacctggtgtcACCACCACTCAACACAAGTGTCACTACCATTTAGCACCTCTTAGCCTACACATGTAGATTATGGAGCGAAAAGTACCAAGTTGGTGTGCTTTCAAGGATAACCCCGTTTAGCGAGGCTGACTGGGAGTACAGAGCCAGCCAAGGTAAATGGAGCAACAGGTCCAAGTCATCAGCGTCACATGAGAAGACAAACTAAGCAAGTTGCTTTATGGCAGACCTTCAATGCCACCTATTTTTAGAGCTACACGGGAGGATCTGTGTATGTTCAATACCAAATTAGAAATAAGGTAAACAAAATCATCTTTGGAAACTGAGTAAGTTTCATTACGCCATACACAGCAGAAATCTATTCTGTAAATCATGCATTACGAATGAAATTCATTGAACTATTGCGTGATAGGGAATTGAAAGATAAATATAAGACCAGAAAGACTAAGTGGTTTCTACAAATATTTATCGCAGAAATATATCTCAACTTCATGGACATGCAACATGAATGCTTAAATTATTCAGATAAGCGTACACTTTTCCCTTGTGGAAACACAGGACATTAAGCTGAAGTGCTCCATAGCATATTATCATCTCAATTTTGTTTTGGGAATGACTCAATCATTTCCAAAACTGAGGGACCTACTCaaggcaaagaaaataaattgagaTGGAAACATTGCAACAAATGTGTTTAATTTACAACACCACCACTGGTAATAGCATGAACTTCGGATCACAGTGCATCAAATTTGATGAGACACCTATTACTTCATGATGTTCCTTCTAGCAGGGAGTACTTCCACTCCCAGTGCCTTCTCCACACAGCAAAAGCAAATCGTGCAGCTCAATAGAATGCTAGCATGAACACTCCTGTTTTACGATTTAAATGTTAGCAAGCACATTATAATGTGACAAGAGGATTGGTACATACCTGATACAGGCGGTCCCACAGGTGATGCAGGCGAGAGAACTCGTCGGTCAAGAGTAAGCCCACTTGCTCCAGTACGAAGCCTGCCACCAGTCATAACGTGTGGTGATAAAACAGCTGCCAACTCGTGTGGGGCTGCTGGTGGCTGCTGAGCTCCTGGTATAGGAGCGTTCGCTGATAACTGTGCAGCTACTGCCAACTGAGCAGCAACTGGTAACTGTGCAACAACTGGCAGTGTTGTAGGCACAGCAGCAATGGTAGATGGTTGATGTGGTGGTGGCTGCTGAGGAGGGGAGTCACCTGCTGTCATTTGAGGCTGAGCTGAATATAGGTCAAGCACCTGGTGGCAAATGtctataaaaacagaaaaaaagaatgtaataatggaAAAGGTTTTCTCAAAGATTGTGAAATTAGTACACATGAAACTAAGCGAGACATTTAAGATATAGCGATTCCCAGAAGCCTCCTATGCACTTCCTCTTCCACTCCCAACTTGCTTATTTTTCAACAAATCTCATTCCGTTCCTCCCCCCTAAGCTGTCCCTGCCCTTGTGCTTTGAAACAAGCTTGAATTTGTGGCTGCACTTAATATAAATAGTTACCAGCTAGTCATTTACTTTTATAATACAGAACTGGGAGACACCTAAACTAAAAGTACACTGAAGCTACCAACATAAGCCCAACCACTGAGGAAATCAATTCAATTTTCTCCACTTCAACAAAGCATAACAGCTACAAACAACAAGAAGGAGATGGAGGCAGTGATCTGTATTTTTATGATTAGTAATATATGAGAGTCATTCCATAAGTCATGGCAACTATGGTATATCTTAAGATAATGTGACATCGTGAGAATTCCACGATGTGCCTTTAATTGGTATGGCAGTGTGTATCTGAATTCCTGCACAAATAGGGTTCCGGTACAGGAGATCACAATAAAGGTTGAAATGAAATGCAAGCATTAGAACTCTGTGTAAATTTATTGTGCAGGagtacaaatgaaacaaaaatgaatcaaaatcaacTACTATGCTTCCAAATAATCTCCCAGCACATACACACAGCATTGCCAATGATGGGAAAGGCGTTTAAGTGCACTGGTATTGCCATCAATGTGTGCCACCTGTCACTGAAATGCCATGAAGACAATCGTCCTGTTTGCGAAGTGCCTCTCACGCAATAGTTTTCTCAGCTATAGAATGAGGTTGAAGTTGCATGGACTGATGTCTGGTGAGTAAGGTGGGCAGGGATGGATCCCTCTTTTAGCACAGCCAACCTCACAGGAACTGGTGCCAAACTATCCTCGCATGCGGGCACAATCTCTGAATTGATTTTGATAATGTTTGCGGCAGGCTTTCGAATGAATTTACTGCAATTACAGTGACGCCACAAGTTCGCATGATGTACCATAGCTGCCACAACTTACTGAATGACCCTCATATTTAACAGCATAAACAGCAAAATATTGTGATTTTTCAAAGTGTAAAACAATGCTCACCACTGTTTATCTGAACCACTAAGTACTGCCAGCTTAAAAAGCAGCTTCTGAAAGAGGGGGAGAGTAAACACACAAACAACACGAGGCCAGAACAAGTTCTTACAAAGCTCTCCACCAGCACTTGTTTGTCTCGTCTGCAGGTACCTTATGATCTCAGAGGGAAATAAACAAGTTTACACCAAAGCCAGTGGATATTTAAGAAGTCAATTCATGGatcattattttcttttctctaatccagggccggccagaaatgctgcacgcgtgcggtgctcctacacatgtgcaacttccgggtcacagcgtgcacgctgcagccgtcagcgttcacatagtgcatgtttctacgcacagatgtcgctttatccacttgctgggatactctgtaccggcgcattctagtgctctttccacagttcacaagccaaccatgggaaggtatttcgcgtattaaacatttaaaatactgtcacagtctactcattgagacgtctacttttatgttaacagtttaatccAGTAACACAAGTAATACAGTTaccaaccgtgggtttttattaaggcagcttgactgacggcacgtaaatacgcataATGTTTTTGatatagtatttaagaaagagagcactcagcaacttccaacgaaccttattcatgatttcaaataacattaaactaatgtaaggtttcctataactaattctcggtgccctcagttacacccacataatttctgtctcactgacctctgaacagaatgataacggcagacctctcgatgatcacctgttatttcaataccattattgctatatctgtcatcagttccgtctgaaatctgcataatagccgacaattagatgaatgttatgttttatcgacttcagccgAGCATAgaccttcacacattaaaaaggaaacccctaaatgtaagtatacattggaacaatcggtttaatgaccaattttcctgataatgtaacatggagcagaatgacacAATaacgcacagttagtaaacaataatttttaattatgaatggaataaatccaaacatgtttatcactggtcatgagaaatggtATAGTTAacatcgggcacaaaagcacggttCATTGACAAACACAAGCAGTTGCAAAGATTTTCATtacttatgcttgatcgaaaccttgatttattcattttcaacaTCGAGGAACATCTTTCACAAACATACGTCGACATGGACATAGCTCTCGCAGCTTCTCGGGGCAGGagtggaaattcttgttgtgaaacaCTTTCATAGAATTATTCTGTACTTCGCATTGCAAATAACTTGTCCTTCACTCTTTTATTgcactgtaggtcaatcagttccatctgtagGTCATttggagcatcttcaactgacgacggCTGGCTGGAGTGGCgaagcggctctaggtgctacagtctggaaccacgcaaccgctacggtcgcaggttcgaatcctgcctcgggaatggatgtgtgtgatgtccttaggttagttaggtttaagtagttctaggggactgatgacctcagaagttaagtcccatagttttcagagccatttgaaccattatatcacAACccgggctgtatctgtaagatctgtcgcttcatcgagcgcaacagaaaGCAAAAAAGTCTTTAGTCTTATTTATTAGCTACTTGTGCACATCACCGGGCATAGCACTGATATGTCTTGCCACCGTTTGTTTGGatggactgatttcttgaaacctgctaacgttcgtgggacacacaagttctgcggCATCattcagacaccctttcacaaactcccctttggaaaagggtttcccagattgtgcaattcttaatgcgattttaaaacgtgctcgcagtgaagatttagtgtggttgtcattctgtaaAATTGAATACATTGTACAGCctacagtaaaatagacataaatgtaacacaagaaactaaaagttcaagaagtatcagttactttgacatatattaaaatcgagttgatgtgtctcatccattttcttaaggacatttaattttgcttgccgttcttcactgttgagtacactacactcgtctttgtgatacgtattgtagtgtctttcaattgaaaactt
This portion of the Schistocerca nitens isolate TAMUIC-IGC-003100 chromosome 7, iqSchNite1.1, whole genome shotgun sequence genome encodes:
- the LOC126195060 gene encoding cyclin-K encodes the protein MIMQPPKKKRRSSNVVTPCWYYDKKELHNTPSIQDGIDYDTECRYRKEGARFIIDTGTKMDLGYNTMATGVVYFHRFYMFHSFRNFPRYVTACCCLFLAGKVEETPKKCKDIIKTARTLLTDQKFLTFGDDPKEEVMTLERILLQTIKFDLQVEHPYSYLLKYAKCLKGDKSKLQKMVQMAWTFVNDSLCTTLCLQWEPEIIAVALMYLAGKLSKFEVVDWAGRTAKHTRWWDMFIEDVTMELLEDICHQVLDLYSAQPQMTAGDSPPQQPPPHQPSTIAAVPTTLPVVAQLPVAAQLAVAAQLSANAPIPGAQQPPAAPHELAAVLSPHVMTGGRLRTGASGLTLDRRVLSPASPVGPPVSGIPPKVLNSIPETRVTPNGNNETIIPGLGGPLQPDESSVQSYPQYPPPATAVLPPQYTATTIAPPAAAAFPPTYTTPAPPSAAAAAYTNASNSGQPLSSSNVYHSTNSAAAPSYPPSAPDWRPTSGYV